In Massilia sp. METH4, the genomic window GGCCCGCGCGCCCGCACAAGCATTGAATACCTCGTGACGGCGATCAGCCCGAAGGCGTAGCCCGTGGGTCAGGTCAGAACGTCACCCGCACCCCCGCCGTCAGGTTCCGCCCCGGCAGCGGCGCGGCTGCCTTGATGAACGAGGTGTGGCTGAACGCCAGTTCGTCCGTCACATTGTTCAACCGCGCATAGAATTGCACAGGCTGGCCGGCGATCCGGGTGTTGTAGTGCGTACCCAGGTTCAGCATGTTGTAGCCGTCCGTGCGCGACTCGTACGATGCCAGGTCGTCCTGCGTGGCGACGCGGTAGGCCTCGACCATGCCGTGCCAGCCGCGCCATTCGCCATCGAGCTTCACGCCGATGCGCCCCGCCGGGATGCGGGGAATATTGCCGCCGCCGTCGCGCAGTCTGGCGCGCACGTAGTCGCCGAACAGCGTGGCTTCCAGGTTCGCCGTCAGTTCCTGCCGCACCTCGCCCTCGATGCCGGTGAAGGTGGCGTCCTGCTGCGCATAGTCCACCAGCTGGAAGCCTTCGTGGTTGTCCAGCGTGCGCGCGTAGATATAGTTGTCGATGCGGTTGCGGAACGCGCTCACGGAGAACGTGGTGGGGCCGGCGAACTTGCGCAGCGTGATGTCGACATTGTTCGAGGTTTCCTTCGTCAGGTTCTCGTTGCCGACTTCCCAGGTGCTGGTGGCGAGGTGGATGCCGTCGGCATACAGCTCTTCCGCGCTGGGCAGCCGGTGGCTGCGCGACACGGCGGCGCGCAGCGAGTACTGCGGCGCGAATTTCCACACAGCGCCGAGCGCGAACGAGGTGCCGCGAGCGTCGCGATCGCGGTCGCGCGCGCCGTCGACTTCGATGTCCTGCCATTCATGGCGCAGGCCAGCCTCGAAGCGCCAGTCGGCGATCCGGTATTCCTCCGTCGCGAAGGCGGCGTGCTTCTTCGTCACCGTGGCCGGCACATAGGCTTCCTCGCCCAGGGCCGCGAAGTCGCGCCGCGTGGTTTGCAGACCGACCACGCCGCGCCAGCCGCCCACCGGCTGGTGTTCGAATTCCAGGCGCGCATCGTGCGCCTTGCTGGTGAACGTGGTGGCGACTTCGGCGCCCTCGATCTCGTCGTGGCGGTAGTCCGTGTACGAGGCACGCAGGCGCACCTTCGAGAAGCCGGCAAACGGGTCGCGGTATTCGCCGCGCACGTCCCAGCGGTCGCTGTCCAGCTTCACGTAGGGGATGGCGCCTTCCTCGTGCTCGTGGCCGTGGTCGTGCTCGTCGCCTTCTTCTTCCTCGTGGCTGCCGCAGTGCAGGTGATCGCCGTGCGGGTGGCAGCCCTCGAATTCGTGGTTGTGGCCGGGAATGCCGTACTCGGTACGTTCCTTCGTGTACGCCGCGCCCAGGTAGCCGCGCGCACCGATCCACGACAAGCCCACGGTGCCCGATTCCGTGTCCTTGTAGCTGCCGCCCACGCGGCGGCCCTCGCTCCAGTCCTCGCCGACGCGGTAATCGTTGGCGTCGCGCTTCACGCCTTCGGCATGGAAGGCCACGCTGCCCGCCTTTGCCGTCATCTCGAAGGCTCCCGCCTTTTCCCGCGCGGCCGAGCTGGCCCGCACCTCGGCGCTGCCTTCCACCTGCTTGCCCGGCAGGCTGGTGGGAATCTTGCGGTCGATGATATTGACCACGCCGCCCACGGCGCCGCCGCCATAGGCCAGCGCCGACGGCCCACGCAGCACTTCGATGCGCTCGGCCAGCAGCGGCTCGAAGCCCACCGCGTGATCGGGACTGATCGTCGACGCATCCTGTACTTCCGCGCCGTCGGCCAGGATCTTCACGCGCGGGCCATCCATGCCGCGGATCACGGGCCGGCTGGCACCGGCGCCGAAGTGGCTGGACGTGATGCCCGGCAGGCGGCCCAGCGTCTCGCCCAGTGTCGATTCGCGCACCCGCACGAGTTCGTCGCCGGAGAGCGTGGTGGCCGGCGTGATCATGTCGTCCGACAGAATACCCAGCGCGCTGGCGGACACCAGCACGGTGGGAATGCTGTCCGGATCGCCGCCGTGGCGGGGCCCCTGCCCCTGGGCTTGGGCGGTCGATGCAAAACCGGTGAACTGCGCAAAGGCCAGCGCGATGGCCAGCGCCAGCGGGGTGCGTGTGTAAGACATGAATGCAATCCTCTCTGTAGTGGTGTCATGCGCGCCACCGGGCATGCCGGCGGCACAGGCCACAGATTATAATGATAAGTCATTATCATTAATAGAGGGTAAGTGACGAAATTGCATGCGCGCGGCGGTCGCCGCCCGCCGCCGAACCGGCGGATTCAGGCGGTGGCCAGCACCGCATCCACCTCGGCCGGCACGGCGGGCTTGAGCAGGTGGTGATCGAAGCCTGCGGCGCGCGTGCGCGCGCGGTCTTCCGCCGCGCCCCAGCCGGTGAGCGCGGCCAGCGGCACGGCGGCAAGGCCCGGCAGCTGGCGCAGGCGCCGCGCGGTCTCGTAGCCATCCATCCCGGGCATGCCGATATCGAGGAACACCACTTCCGGCCGGAAGGCCTCGGCGAGCGCGAGCGCGCCCGGCCCGTCGGCCGCCACGCGCGTATCGTGCCCTTCCAGTGCCAGCAGGTCGGCCAGCGAATGGGCGGCATCGACGTTGTCGTCCGCGATCAACACGCGCAGGCGCCGGCTGGGGGCTGGCGCCGATGCCGCGCGTGCCGGGCCGGACTGCCGCACGGCCGCCGCCAGCGGCAGGCGGACCGTGAACGTGCTGCCCTGCCCCGGACCGGCGCTCGCGGCCGTCACGCTGCCGCCGTGCAGGTCAAGCAACCGCCGCACCAGCGAAAGACCGATGCCCAGGCCGCCGTTGGAGCGCTCCACGTGCCGCGCCACCTGCGTGAACATGTCGAACACGGCATCGAGGGACTCGGCGGCGATGCCGATACCGTTGTCCGCCACGGCGACGACAGCCATGCCCTCCTCCGCCCACGCGGTGACGCGGATCTTGCCGTGCCGCGGCGTGTACTTCGCCGCGTTCGTCAACAGGTTGCCGATCACCTGGGCGATGCGGACGGGATCGGCCTCCACCGGCAGCGGACCCTCGGGCAGGTCGACCGCCAGGTCGTGGCCCGCCGCCTCGAGCGCGGGCATGCTCGCCTCGATGGCCGTGGCCACGATGCCGTTCAGGTCCGCCACTTCCCGATGCAGCACGATCTTCCCGCTCGATACGCGGGCAATGTCGAGCAGGTCGTTGATCAGGTGCGTCATGTGACTCAGCTGGCGGTCCATCATGCCGCTCACTTTTGCCACCGCCTCCGGGCTGCCGGCGGAGAGGCGCAGCAGCTCCAGGCCGTTGCGGATCGGCGCCAGCGGATTGCGCAGTTCGTGGGCCAGCACGGCCAGGAACTCGGACTTGTGCCGGTCCGCCTCGCGCAGCGCATCCACCGACCGCACGCGCTCGATGTGCGCCCAGCAGCGTTCCACCACGGCTTCGACCAGCGCCAGCTCCTGCGACGTCCAGCGGCGCGGGTGCTCCTGGTGCACGGCCATCATCGCCACCAGGTGGCCGCCCTTCACCAGCGGGCAGCAGATGATGGCCTTGATGCCGATGCTGTTGAACATGCCGTCGCCATCGCCCGGGGCCAGCTCCCCGTCCACATCGTTGATGACGAGCGTGCGGCCCACGCGCAGGTTCGACGTGGCCTGCGAGCCGAACAGGTCGAGCGAATACACGCCCACCGTGCTGATCGCGCCGGGCACGCGCCAGTCGTGCCGGATCGTGAACCGGTCGTTGTCCGGCTCCAGGTCGGCATAGGCAACCCGCGTGACGCGCAGGTGCTCGCCCAGCAGCCGCGTGGCTTCGCTCATGATGGCGCGCGGATCGCTGGCCACCCGGGTGGCCTCGCCGATCTCGTCCAGCAGGCGCAGCCGCTCCATCGCCGCGTCGCGCTCATGGCGCGAGGCGACCCTGGCGGTCGTTTCCACGCAGGTCAGCAGCAGTCCGGCGATGGCGCCCGCGTCGTCATGGATGGGACTCGTGAAGAACGAGACATGGACCTGCTCCGGGTAGCCGTTGCGCAGCACGGTGAAGGGCTGGTCTTCCAGGGCGCCGGTGGCGTGGCCGCGCAGGGCCGCGTCGAACACGGGGCCGACCACGTCGGCCAGCTCCGGCCACACGGCGCGGAACGGCTGGCCCATCATGCCGCCGGCCTCGTTGGCGCGCCCGCCCAGCAAGGTGCGGTAGCCGTCGTTGAACAGCAGGCGCAGCTCGCTCCCCCACATCACGCTCATCGGCTGCAGCGAATGCAGCACCATGCCGGCCGCCGTGCGCAGCGCCCGCGGCCACGTGGCGGCATCGCCGAACGGCGTCGCCCCCCAGTCGAATGGGGGGATGGCCGAAACTGCGGAAGGGTGAAGATGTGGCATGGGCGGGAACGGCAATGGACGGGGGACAGGATGGCGCAACGATACCATGCCGTCCGACAAGACGTCGGCCTCTTGTCCGGGACAGCCGGGCTGGTGCCCAGCCCTGGCGCTATGCCACTTCCGGATAGCGCGGACCATAATTGGAATAACAACGGCGTTGCATTCCCGGCTAGACTTTTTGCTTCCCCATCATAAGAACAACGTGCAATGCCGAGACACCTCCTTCCCCTCCTCGCCTGCGGCGTAGTCGCCCTTTCCGCCCACGCCGCCGAAACCCCGGTCCGGGAACGGATCTCCTTCAACACAGACTGGCGCTTCCACAAGCTCGCCGCGGGCACGTGGGAACCCGGCGAGACCTTCGCGCAGCCGGACTTCGACGACAAGACGTGGCGCCCGCTCCGCCTGCCGCACGACTGGGGCATCGAGGGCCCGTTCCGGCAGGAGTACCCGAACGACACGGGCAAGCTGCCATGGTGGGGCAAGGCGTGGTACCGCAAGCACTTCACGCTGCCGGCCGCCGACGCGGGGCGCCGCATCTACCTCGATGTCGACGGGGCGATGTCGAACGCGCAGGTATGGATCAATGGCCGCAATGTCGGCGGCTGGCCGTATGGGTATGCCTCCTGGCGCGTGGACCTCACGCCATACGTGAAACCGGGCGGCGACAACGTGCTCGCCATCCGCCTGGACAATCCGGAAGCCTCGTCGCGCTGGTATCCGGGCGGCGGCATCTACCGCAATGTGTGGCTGGTGAAGACGGCGCCCGTGCACGTGGCGCAGTACGGCACCTTCGTGACCACGCCGCAGGTGACGAAGGAATCGGCCACCGTGAATGTCGAGGTCACTGTCGACAACCACGGCCCGCAGACCGACGTGCGCATCGCGACCGACATCTACTTGCTGGACGAGACCGGGCGCCGCACCGGCACGCCGGTGGCGCGCAAGGAAGCGTCGTCGCCCGTCTGGGCGCCGGCCGACCGCCAGGCCCAGGCGAGCCAGGCCCTGATCGTGCCCAATCCGCGCCTGTGGAGCCCCGCCACGCCGCGGCGCTACGTGGCCGTCACCACGGTCACGGCCAGGGGCCGCGTGGTCGACGTGGTCGAGACGCCGTTCGGCATCCGCACCATCGCCTTCGACGCCAGGCGCGGCTTCCTGCTGAACGGCACCCGCCTGCCGATCAACGGCGTGTGCCAGCACCACGACCTGGGCGCGCTGGGCGCGGCCATCAATGTGCGCGCGCTGGAACGCCAGCTCGAGATCCTGCGCGAGATGGGCGTGAACGCCATCCGCACCAGCCATAACCCGCCGGCGCCGGAGCTGCTCGACCTGGCCGACCGCGTGGGCTTCGTGGTGGTGGCCGAGGCATTCGACATTTGGGGCGAGAAGAAGAACCCGAACGACTACCACCTGCACTACAAGGAGTGGCACGAAAAGGACTTGCGCGGCATGATCCGGCGCGACCGCAACCACCCCAGCGTGATCGCCTGGAGCATCGGCAACGAGATCGTCGAACAGGGGGCGCGCGAAGGCTGGAAGGTGGCGGCGCACCTCTCGGAGATTGCCCGCGGCGAGGACCGCACCCGCCCGACCACGGCCGCGTTCAACCATGTCGGCTCGGCCTACAACGGCTTCCAGAACGCCGTCGACGTGTTCGGCTACAACTACAAGCCGCAGGAATACGGCAAGTTCCACGAGCACGCGCCGCACGTTCCGCTGCTGGGCAGCGAGACGGCATCGACGGTCAGTTCGCGCGGCGAGTACTTCTTCCCCGTCAGCGACGACAAGTCCAAGGGGCTGGCCAACTTCCACGTCAGCAGCTACGACCTCTCCGCGCCGCCCTGGGCCACCCCGCCAGACGCCGAGTTCCGCGGGCAGGACGACAACGCGTTCGTGGCCGGCGAATTCGTGTGGACGGGCTTCGACTACCTGGGCGAACCCACGCCCTACAACAGCGACACGACGAACCTGCTCAATTTCACGGACCCGGCGCAACAGCAGCGCATGGCGCAGCAATTGCAGGACCTGAAGAAGATTGCCGTGCCGTCGCGCAGCTCCTACTTCGGCATCGTCGACCTCGCCGGCTTCAAGAAGGACCGCTTCTACATCTACCAGGCGCGCTGGCGCCCGGAGCTGCCGATGGCGCACCTGCTGCCCCACTGGACCTGGCCGGAGCGCGTGGGCCAGGTGACGCCGGTGCACCTGTACACGTCCGGCGACGAGGCCGAGCTGTTCCTCAACGGCCGTTCCCTGGGCCGCAAGAAGCGCGGCCCGCGCGACTACCGGCTGCGCTGGGACGACGTGGTGTACCAGCCCGGCACCTTGCAGGCGGTGACGTACAAGGATGGCAAGCGCTGGGCGGAGGATACCGTGCACACCGCCGGGCCGGCGGCACGGCTGCAACTGTCGGCGGACCGCGCCACGCTGCGCGCCGATGGCGACGACCTGTCCTTCGTCACCGTGACGATCGCCGACAAGGATGGCCGGCCGGTGCCGCGCACGTCGAACCGTATCAGCTTCACGCTGTCGGGCCCCGGCGAAATCGTCGCGACCGACAACGGCGATCCCACGAGCTTCGAGTCGTTCCAGTCGCCCGAGCGCAAGGCATTCAACGGGCTGGCCCTCGCCATCGTGCGCACCAGGGCCGGACAGGCCGGGAAGATGGTGTTGACGGCGACTGCCGACGGGTTGCAAAGCGCGCAGGTGACGCTGGAGAGCCGCGACAAGTAAGCAAGGCGGCACGCGCCGCTACTACTCCAGGTGTCGGACAGCATTTCCCGAGGGGAAATGCTGTCCGACACCGGTTTTCTCGCGAGGCAACGAACTCCGGCAGCGAAAAGCCGGTGTCCGACACCGAGTACGCGAGCGCTGCTAGTTTCCTCGCCCGTAAGCGTCGCGCAGGGCCCGCAACGCCAGCCCGATCAGGTCACCGGCCGTCAACCCGGCATGCAGCTGGGTCGCGTTCCCGTAGGCGATATCCATCACCAGCGCCCCGAGCCGCAGCACCGGCACGGGCGACTGCCCGCCGGGGAATATCTTCACGAGCCGCGAACCCACCTGGCGCCACTCGTCGTCGAACATCTTCGTGTGGCGCGCGGCCACCCTCGCGTCGGCACGGGCCAGCCGGGCCATGTCGACCACAAGCAGGCGCAGGTCGGGCTCGTGGCGCAAGCCGTCGGCCCAGGCGCAGACCGTGTCGATGACGGCATCCGGGCCATCCACCGCGTCCAGGCGCTGGCACAGCTCATTGGCCGCCCGCAGCGCGTAGAAGTCGAACATGGCGAAGAACAGCTCATCCTTCGACGCGAAGTTCGAATACATGGCGCCCTTCGAATATCCGGCTTCCTCGGCGATGCGGTCGATCGACGCGCCGGCATAGCCCTCGCGTGTAAACACCACCGCGGCCGAGGCCAGCAGGCGCTCGCGGGTGCGGGCGCGGCTTTGTTCGCGCGTGAGGCGCGCGGGCCGCGGGGCCGTGATGGCGTTGTCGATGCTGTCGGTCATGGTCCTCGTTTCGTGAGCTGCCTCAGCCCGCGTCGACCAGCACGGTCGGCGTGACGGACATGCCCACCTTCAGCAGTTGCGCGGCACGCTGGCCCGGATCGATGACGATCTTCACGGGCAGCCGCTGCACCACCTTCGTGAAGTTGCCGGTGGCATTGTCCGGCGCGATCGGCGAGAACGACACGCTGCTGGCGGGGGCGAGGCTGGCGACATGGCCGGTCAGCGTGGTGCCCGGCAGCATGTCGACCGCGATTGTAACGCGCTGGCCGGCGCGCACGTGGGCCAGCTGGGTTTCGCGGAAGTTTGCTTCGATATACGCCTGCTGCAGCGGCACGATCGCGAGCAGCGCGGCGCCCACCTGTGCATAGGCCCCCACGCGCACGGCGCGCTGGCCCACCACGCCGTCGATCGGCGCCTCGATGCGCGTGTACGACAGGTTCAGCTCCGCCGCCGCCAGCGCGGCCCGGGCGCGCGCCACCTGGGCGTCGGCCTGTTCCACCTGGGCGCCCAGCACGGCCAGTTCCTGCTTCGCGGCGGCCAGCGCGGCGACGTCGGCCGCGTGGTTGGCGGCGGCGGCATCGGTCTGCGACTCGGCCTGCTGGCGGTCCTGCACCGACGCGGAACCGTCCGACGCCAGGTCGCGGTAGCGCTGCGCGTTGGCCTTGGCATACTTCAGCGTGGCCGCCCCGGCGTCGATCGCGGCGGCGGCGCGCCTGATCGTGCTGCCCTGCTGCGCGATGGCGGCGCGGGCGCGCACGAGGTCGGCCTCGGCCTTCGCCAGGTCGGCGCGCGCCATGTCCACGGCCGCCACGAAGTCGCGGTCGTCGATGCGGGCCAGCAGCTGGCCCTTGCGCACGGCCTGGTGATCCTCGACCAGCACGTCGACCACCTTGCCGGCCACCTGCGGCGCCACCAGCGTGAAGTCGGCCGTCACGTAGGCGTCATCCGTGCTCTGGCGGGTCGCGCCGCCTTCGGTATGGGTCAACGACCAGGCGCTGCCGGCCGCCAGGGCGGCCACCAGCAGGCCGATCACGATCTTTGCGGAGTTGGGAAGGGACATCGTATCCTCGAAAAGCTATTGTTTTTTGGGCGCCAGCGCCGGCGGCGCAATGTATTGCAGCGACAGCACCAGCGGAATCAAGGCCAGCGCCAGCCCGCCCAGCACGAGGTAGCCGTCGGCGATCGACAGCACGAAGGCCTGGTGCGAGACGCGGTCGGCCAGGCCGGCCAGCTCGCCTGGCTGCACCGCCCCGGCGCTGCGCCGCATATTGGCCGCGCCGTCGAGCAGCACATTGGCATGGGTGGCTTCGCGCACGGCCAGCAGGCGGCCGACGAGCGCGCTGCCGAACATGGTGCCGAAGGCGCGCAGCGTGTTGACGATGCCGGAGACCTGCGGCCCCTCCATCGGCTGGACCACGCTGGTGGCCAGGAACAGCAGCGCAATGACCGCCATGGGCTGGCCGAACGCGTGCAGCGCCTGCGCCAACGCGAATTCGGCCGCCATCCATTCGGGCGTCACGCGCGAGGCCACCCAGCAGGCGCAGGCGATCAGCAGCAGGCCCACCACGAACACGTGGCGCGCATCGATCCATTTCTTGTATAGCAGCCACGACACCATCGGGCCCAGGATGAACTGCGGCAGGCCTACCTGCAAGCCGATCACGGCCAGCTGCGGCGTGCGGAAATGCCAGGCGTGGCCCAGGTAGTCGGCCGGCAGCAGGGAGCCGGAAAGCAGCACGACCAGCATGCCGACGAAGACCGTGAAGCCCAGGCCGAGGTTGCGCCGGTGCAGCAGTTGCAGCTTGATGAAGGGCATGGGGTGAAACCACTCGCAGACCAGGAAGATCGCCAGCAGCGCCAGGCCGCCGCCGAACAGCCGGCACACCAGAGCGCTGTTGAACCAGTCCAGCCGCTCGCCCTGCGTCAGGCCGATGCCGATCATGACGAGGCCCGCCAGGCCCGTCACGAGGCCGGGCAGGTCGATCTGCCTGAAGCGCTCCAGCCGCACCGGGTCCTGCGGGATGCCCCACCCGACCGCGGCCAGCGAAAACAGCGCCATCGGCACGGTCTGCCAGAACATCAGGCGCCAGTCCATCACGCCATCGGTCCACGTGGCGGACAGCCAGGTGGCGACGTTCGGCGCGAACGTCGCCGTCATCGCATACAGCGCCAGGCCGTACAGCCGGATCGGGGTGGGAAAGAAGCGCAGCGCCGCGGCCATCAGCACCGGGATCAGCAGGCCGCCGAAAAAGCCTTGCAGGCAGCGCAACAGCAACAGCGTGGTGGTATCGGGCGCCAGCGGCGTGAGCAAGCCCAGCGAGGTAAAGATCGCCACCACGGCCATGTGGTAGCGGCGGAACGAGAACGTGATGGCGAACCATGCCGAGAACGGCATCGCCGCCAGCTCGAAGGCGGCATACAGGCTCGAGATCCAGCTGCCGTCATCGACGCCCATGCCGTACACGGCGCGGATATCGCCCAGCGCCAGGGTGCCGATGCGGCTGTTCAGGCCGGACATCATCGCGGCCACGAAAACGCCGACGACACCGGTCAGCAGGCGCGGGCCGAACGGATGGACGGCGGGGGCGGAAACGGGCGCCGCCGGGGATGCCGGGGCCGCCGCGGACAGTTGCGCGGTCATCGTCGATCCGTCCGCTTCGCGTCGACGGCCAGCCGGCGTGCGGCCGCGACCGCGGCGTGCCTGGCCTCCTCCAGCGTGGCGCAGATGCCGCTGTCGGCTACGCCGCCTGTCTCATAGGTCTGGATTTCCCAGTGCCAGCGGCCGTCGAACTCGTCCGGCCAGACGCACAGGCGGCGGTGCGCCACGCTGTAGATCGCGTCGTCGAGATCGCATACCCACAGGGGCAGCTCGAATTCGTCGGAGGGGTGCCAGTCGGGCATTGGCGGTCAGGAATTGATGAAAGGCATCAATTATACTGACCGGTATCTGAAGTTCAAGCGGTATTTTACTTATGAAGCACCCGGGATCGGTGTCGTACACCAGACGGGGATGATGCCCCGGAAAAAATGTCCGACACCAGACGGGTCGGAGGCGAAGCGGAAACCGGTGCCTGTCACCGGTTCTCCAGTCACCGGTTCTCCAGTCACCGGTTCTCCAGCCAGTCGGCCAATACCTCCTCGGTATGCTCGCCCAGCAGCGGTGGCGGCCGGTGGTAGGCGACGGGGGTGGCGGACAGGCGGATCGGGTTCGCCACCAGCGGCACGGTGCCGGCGACGGGGTGCGGCATCTCGATGCGCAGGCCGCGCGCCTGCACCTGCGGGTCGTCGAACACCTTGTCCACGGTGTTGATCGGGCCGCAGGGCACGCCGGCGCCCTCCATCAGCGCCACCCACTCGGCTGTCGTGCGCGTGACGGTGATGCGGTGCATGTCCCCGACCAGTTCCGCGCGGTGCCGCACGCGCTGGGGGTTCGTGGCGAACCGTTCGTCGCTGCCCCACTCGGGCCGGCCCAGCACCTCGCACAGCTTGCGGAATTGCCCATCGTTGCCGACGGCGACGATCATGTAGCCATCGGCCGTGGCGAACTCCTGGTAGGGCACGATGTTCGGGTGCGCGTTGCCCATCCGGCCTGGCGCCTTGCCGCCGACCAGGTAGTTCGACGCCTGGTTCGCCAGCACCGCGACCTGCACGTCCAGCAGCGCCAGGTCGATATGCTGACCTTCGCCGGTGCGTTCGCGGTACGCCAGCGCGGCCAGCACGGCGTTCGACGCGTACAGCCCCGTCATCACATCGGTCAGCGCCACGCCCACTTTCATCGGGCCGCCGCCCGGCTCGCCGTCCGGGCGCCCGGTCAGGCTCATCAGCCCGCCCATGCCCTGGATCAGGAAGTCGTAGCCGGCGCGCTGCGCGTAGGGGCCGTCCTGCCCGAAGCCCGTGATGGAACAGTAGATCAGCCGCGGATTGACCGGCTGCAGGCTCGCGTAATCGAGCCCGTATTGTTTCAGCCCGCCGACCTTGAAGTTTTCCAGCACCACATCGGCCCGCTCCGCCAGGCGGCGCACGAGCGCCTGGCCTTCCGGCGTGGCGATATCGATCGCCACCGACCGCTTGTTGCGGTTGGCGCTCAGGTAGTAGGCCGACTCGCCGGTGGGCTGGCCTTCCCCGTCGGCCAGCCACGGCGGCCCCCAGGCCCGCGTATCGTCGCCGCTGCCGGGCCGTTCGACCTTCACCACGTCGGCGCCCAGGTCCGCCAGCAGCTGGCCGGCCCACGGCCCGGCCAGCACGCGCGACAGGTCGAGCACCTTCAGGCCCGCCAGCGCGCCCTTGTTCACAGTGCCCGCCATGGCGTCAGAAGGCCGCGATGCCCGTCATCGCGCGGCCGAGGATCAGCGCGTGGATGTCGTGCGTGCCTTCGTAGGTATTCACCACCTCCAGGTTGACGAGGTGGCGCGCGACGCCGAATTCGTCGCTGATGCCGTTTCCGCCCATCATGTCGCGCGCCAGGCGCGCGATGTCCAACGCCTTGCCGCAGGAATTGCGCTTCATGATCGAGGTGATCTCGACGGCGGCGGTGCCCTCGTCCTTCATGCGGCCCAGGCGCAGGCAGCCTTGCAGGCCCAGCGTGATTTCCGTCTGCATGTCGGCCAGCTTCTTCTGCACCAGCTGGTTCGCCGCGAGCGGCTTGCCGAACTGCTTGCGGTCCAGTACGTACTGGCGGGCGCGGTGCCAGCAATCCTCGGCGGCCCCCAGCGCGCCCCAGGCGATGCCGTAGCGGGCGCTGTTCAGGCAGGTGAACGGGCCCTTCAGGCCGCGCACCTCGGGGAATGCGTTTTCCTCGGGGCAGAACACCTCGTCCATCACGATCTCGCCCGTGATCGAGGCACGCAAGCCCACCTTGCCGTGGATCGCCGGCGCGGACAGGCCCTGCCAGCCCTTCTCCAGCACGAAGCCGCGGATCGCGCCCTCGTCGTCCTTGGCCCATACCACGAACACGTCGGCGACCGGGCTGTTGGTGATCCACATCTTGCTGCCGGTGAGCCGGTAGCCGCCGTCGACCTTCTTCGCGCGGGTGATCATGCTGCCCGGGTCGGACCCGTGGTTCGGCTCCGTCAGGCCGAAGCACCCGATCCACTCGCCGCTGGCCAGCTTCGGCAGGTATTTCAGCTTCGTCGGCTCATTGCCGAATTCGAAGATCGGCACCATCACCAGCGAGGATTGCACGCTCATCATCGAGCGGTAGCCGGAATCGACGCGCTCCACCTCGCGCGCCACCAGCCCATAGCTGACGTAGTTCAGGCC contains:
- a CDS encoding TonB-dependent receptor encodes the protein MSYTRTPLALAIALAFAQFTGFASTAQAQGQGPRHGGDPDSIPTVLVSASALGILSDDMITPATTLSGDELVRVRESTLGETLGRLPGITSSHFGAGASRPVIRGMDGPRVKILADGAEVQDASTISPDHAVGFEPLLAERIEVLRGPSALAYGGGAVGGVVNIIDRKIPTSLPGKQVEGSAEVRASSAAREKAGAFEMTAKAGSVAFHAEGVKRDANDYRVGEDWSEGRRVGGSYKDTESGTVGLSWIGARGYLGAAYTKERTEYGIPGHNHEFEGCHPHGDHLHCGSHEEEEGDEHDHGHEHEEGAIPYVKLDSDRWDVRGEYRDPFAGFSKVRLRASYTDYRHDEIEGAEVATTFTSKAHDARLEFEHQPVGGWRGVVGLQTTRRDFAALGEEAYVPATVTKKHAAFATEEYRIADWRFEAGLRHEWQDIEVDGARDRDRDARGTSFALGAVWKFAPQYSLRAAVSRSHRLPSAEELYADGIHLATSTWEVGNENLTKETSNNVDITLRKFAGPTTFSVSAFRNRIDNYIYARTLDNHEGFQLVDYAQQDATFTGIEGEVRQELTANLEATLFGDYVRARLRDGGGNIPRIPAGRIGVKLDGEWRGWHGMVEAYRVATQDDLASYESRTDGYNMLNLGTHYNTRIAGQPVQFYARLNNVTDELAFSHTSFIKAAAPLPGRNLTAGVRVTF
- a CDS encoding ATP-binding protein; its protein translation is MPHLHPSAVSAIPPFDWGATPFGDAATWPRALRTAAGMVLHSLQPMSVMWGSELRLLFNDGYRTLLGGRANEAGGMMGQPFRAVWPELADVVGPVFDAALRGHATGALEDQPFTVLRNGYPEQVHVSFFTSPIHDDAGAIAGLLLTCVETTARVASRHERDAAMERLRLLDEIGEATRVASDPRAIMSEATRLLGEHLRVTRVAYADLEPDNDRFTIRHDWRVPGAISTVGVYSLDLFGSQATSNLRVGRTLVINDVDGELAPGDGDGMFNSIGIKAIICCPLVKGGHLVAMMAVHQEHPRRWTSQELALVEAVVERCWAHIERVRSVDALREADRHKSEFLAVLAHELRNPLAPIRNGLELLRLSAGSPEAVAKVSGMMDRQLSHMTHLINDLLDIARVSSGKIVLHREVADLNGIVATAIEASMPALEAAGHDLAVDLPEGPLPVEADPVRIAQVIGNLLTNAAKYTPRHGKIRVTAWAEEGMAVVAVADNGIGIAAESLDAVFDMFTQVARHVERSNGGLGIGLSLVRRLLDLHGGSVTAASAGPGQGSTFTVRLPLAAAVRQSGPARAASAPAPSRRLRVLIADDNVDAAHSLADLLALEGHDTRVAADGPGALALAEAFRPEVVFLDIGMPGMDGYETARRLRQLPGLAAVPLAALTGWGAAEDRARTRAAGFDHHLLKPAVPAEVDAVLATA
- the galB gene encoding beta-galactosidase GalB, which gives rise to MPRHLLPLLACGVVALSAHAAETPVRERISFNTDWRFHKLAAGTWEPGETFAQPDFDDKTWRPLRLPHDWGIEGPFRQEYPNDTGKLPWWGKAWYRKHFTLPAADAGRRIYLDVDGAMSNAQVWINGRNVGGWPYGYASWRVDLTPYVKPGGDNVLAIRLDNPEASSRWYPGGGIYRNVWLVKTAPVHVAQYGTFVTTPQVTKESATVNVEVTVDNHGPQTDVRIATDIYLLDETGRRTGTPVARKEASSPVWAPADRQAQASQALIVPNPRLWSPATPRRYVAVTTVTARGRVVDVVETPFGIRTIAFDARRGFLLNGTRLPINGVCQHHDLGALGAAINVRALERQLEILREMGVNAIRTSHNPPAPELLDLADRVGFVVVAEAFDIWGEKKNPNDYHLHYKEWHEKDLRGMIRRDRNHPSVIAWSIGNEIVEQGAREGWKVAAHLSEIARGEDRTRPTTAAFNHVGSAYNGFQNAVDVFGYNYKPQEYGKFHEHAPHVPLLGSETASTVSSRGEYFFPVSDDKSKGLANFHVSSYDLSAPPWATPPDAEFRGQDDNAFVAGEFVWTGFDYLGEPTPYNSDTTNLLNFTDPAQQQRMAQQLQDLKKIAVPSRSSYFGIVDLAGFKKDRFYIYQARWRPELPMAHLLPHWTWPERVGQVTPVHLYTSGDEAELFLNGRSLGRKKRGPRDYRLRWDDVVYQPGTLQAVTYKDGKRWAEDTVHTAGPAARLQLSADRATLRADGDDLSFVTVTIADKDGRPVPRTSNRISFTLSGPGEIVATDNGDPTSFESFQSPERKAFNGLALAIVRTRAGQAGKMVLTATADGLQSAQVTLESRDK
- a CDS encoding TetR/AcrR family transcriptional regulator, translating into MTDSIDNAITAPRPARLTREQSRARTRERLLASAAVVFTREGYAGASIDRIAEEAGYSKGAMYSNFASKDELFFAMFDFYALRAANELCQRLDAVDGPDAVIDTVCAWADGLRHEPDLRLLVVDMARLARADARVAARHTKMFDDEWRQVGSRLVKIFPGGQSPVPVLRLGALVMDIAYGNATQLHAGLTAGDLIGLALRALRDAYGRGN